The following are encoded together in the Nitrosopumilus sp. b3 genome:
- a CDS encoding HAMP domain-containing sensor histidine kinase, translated as MRKYIVRKNFNQNNLDELNAPNRTVFFEKKKKNEPFSAEDIKSNNEIQTNSLNPSIDKNEIKTNFEEELLNTEARKIFDESISAMEQYDKKRLDNIYNQLSTEKKISKELNQKLHKNLSKIASAELELIKKKNQLEKDLDEKTKKLIDSERFAAIGKLSGKLAHELRTPLTVIKGSVGVMKHKKGDVIDDAIIQKLELMEESVYRMNNQVEKVLNFVQKYPLNKKEVSLRELIQKSVSLLRKNSNITILTPKNDILFNCDPIKMEVVIGNILLNAVQAIEKEIGQIIIEITESPDSIKITIQDSGKGISEELSDKIFDPLISSKMDGTGLGLSSVKNIVEQHGGVINFKNNPTTFTIIFPK; from the coding sequence ATGCGTAAATATATTGTTAGGAAGAATTTTAATCAAAATAATCTAGATGAACTAAATGCTCCCAACAGAACCGTTTTCTTTGAAAAAAAGAAAAAGAATGAACCATTCTCTGCCGAAGACATAAAATCAAATAATGAAATACAAACTAATTCATTAAACCCATCTATAGATAAGAATGAAATAAAAACAAATTTTGAGGAAGAACTTCTTAACACTGAAGCCAGAAAAATATTTGACGAATCTATATCTGCAATGGAACAATATGATAAAAAAAGACTAGATAACATTTACAATCAATTGTCAACAGAAAAAAAAATTTCAAAAGAACTTAATCAAAAACTACACAAAAATTTATCAAAAATAGCATCTGCAGAGTTAGAACTAATAAAGAAAAAAAACCAATTAGAAAAAGATCTTGATGAAAAAACAAAAAAATTAATCGATTCTGAAAGATTTGCTGCAATTGGAAAATTGTCTGGTAAACTAGCTCATGAATTGCGTACTCCGTTAACTGTGATTAAAGGCTCTGTAGGAGTTATGAAGCATAAAAAAGGAGATGTGATAGATGACGCAATAATTCAAAAATTAGAATTGATGGAGGAGTCTGTTTATAGAATGAATAATCAAGTTGAAAAAGTTTTAAATTTTGTTCAAAAATATCCTCTGAATAAAAAAGAGGTATCCCTAAGAGAATTAATTCAGAAATCTGTATCTTTACTTAGAAAAAACTCAAACATTACAATTCTAACTCCAAAAAATGACATCCTATTCAATTGTGATCCAATTAAAATGGAGGTGGTTATAGGTAACATTTTATTAAATGCAGTTCAGGCAATTGAAAAAGAAATTGGACAGATAATAATTGAAATTACCGAGTCACCTGATTCAATTAAGATCACTATTCAAGACTCAGGAAAAGGAATCTCTGAAGAACTAAGCGATAAAATATTTGATCCTTTAATTTCCTCTAAAATGGATGGAACTGGATTGGGACTGTCCAGTGTTAAAAATATTGTAGAGCAACACGGTGGAGTGATTAATTTCAAAAATAATCCCACTACATTTACTATTATTTTTCCAAAATGA
- a CDS encoding citrate synthase, protein METKNIGLRGIEVADTRISNIDGEKGKLIYRGFDILDLTENSTFEETAYLLLYDNLPTKTQLEEFNAKLVEARYIPKQMQKNMGNWRKDADPMDMLQAFVAALAGYYDEEFANKEASYEKAINLIAKVPTIVASWHRIRNGLDPVEPDSSLGHAANFLYMMFGEKPDSEVEKIFDVCLILHADHTFNASTFTARQVASTRAHMYSASSAAIGALSGELHGGANTEVMKMLLEIGEIGKVEEWIKDKMKNNERIMGMGHAVYKTYDPRAQVLKELSRKLAAKTKDPWFDITEKVETVTISEMKSQKDRDIYPNVDLYSASLYYMLKIPMDLNTPIFAISRVVGWAAHIIEEKFAEAAPKPALYRPKATYVGKYCGPEGCEYKTLDLRK, encoded by the coding sequence ATGGAAACTAAAAACATTGGATTACGAGGAATTGAAGTTGCAGATACCAGAATATCTAATATTGACGGAGAAAAAGGCAAGCTGATTTATCGTGGATTTGATATTTTAGATCTTACAGAAAATTCTACATTTGAGGAAACAGCATATTTACTACTTTATGATAATTTACCAACCAAGACTCAACTCGAAGAATTTAATGCAAAATTAGTAGAGGCAAGATACATCCCAAAGCAAATGCAGAAAAACATGGGAAACTGGAGGAAAGACGCAGATCCTATGGATATGTTGCAAGCATTTGTGGCAGCACTTGCAGGATATTATGATGAGGAGTTTGCAAATAAAGAAGCAAGTTATGAAAAGGCAATAAATCTGATTGCTAAAGTACCTACAATTGTTGCCAGTTGGCACAGAATTAGAAATGGGTTAGATCCGGTAGAACCAGATTCATCGCTTGGTCATGCTGCAAATTTTTTGTACATGATGTTTGGGGAAAAGCCAGACTCTGAAGTTGAAAAAATATTTGACGTGTGTCTAATTCTTCATGCAGACCATACTTTCAATGCATCAACATTTACTGCCAGGCAAGTTGCATCTACTAGAGCACATATGTATTCAGCATCTAGTGCTGCAATTGGAGCTTTAAGTGGGGAGTTACATGGAGGAGCCAATACCGAAGTCATGAAGATGTTGTTAGAAATTGGGGAGATAGGAAAAGTAGAAGAATGGATTAAAGATAAGATGAAAAACAACGAAAGAATAATGGGGATGGGTCATGCAGTATACAAGACATATGACCCAAGAGCACAAGTACTAAAAGAACTATCAAGAAAACTTGCAGCAAAAACTAAAGACCCATGGTTTGACATTACAGAAAAAGTAGAAACTGTAACTATTTCTGAAATGAAGTCTCAAAAAGATAGAGACATCTATCCGAATGTAGACTTGTATAGTGCATCATTATATTATATGTTGAAAATTCCAATGGATCTCAATACTCCAATCTTTGCAATTTCAAGAGTTGTGGGTTGGGCAGCTCATATTATTGAAGAAAAGTTTGCAGAGGCAGCTCCAAAACCTGCATTGTACAGACCAAAGGCCACATACGTTGGGAAATATTGCGGTCCTGAGGGCTGTGAATACAAAACATTAGATTTGAGAAAATAA